A stretch of DNA from Pseudonocardia hierapolitana:
TCGCGGTGTTGCTGGGCGTCCCGCCGTTCGAGTGGTCGGTCGCCGCGGCGCTCGTGGCGTGCGCGTTGCTGCCGCTGCGGCACCTCTGGCCGCCGCTGGGGCTGCTCGGCTCGTTCTGGGCGCTCGCAGGTGGCCTGGGCTGGCCGCCCGCGATCGTCGCGCTCTACACGCTCGGCCGGCGCTGCAGGCGGGTCGGCATGCTGGCACCGTGGCTCGTGGCCACGCTCGCGGTGTCGATCACCCCGGTGCTGCTCACGCAGGACCTTCCCATCGGCCGCATCGTCCTGATGGTCGCGTTCGTCGCGCTGTACGCCGGTGCGCCTGCCGCGTTGGGGCTGCTCGTGAGCACCCGTGCCCGGCTCACCGAGAGCCTGCGGCAGCTCGAGCAAGCCCGCGAGGAGGCGCTCGCCGCGTCGCGGGACGCCGCGCGGGCGCAGGAGCGGGCCCGGATCGGCAGGGAGATCCACGACGCGGTCGGCCACCACGCCACGCTGATCGCGGTGGGCGCGGCCGCCATCGCCGCCTCCACCGCGGAGGAGGAGACGCGCCGCGGCGCCGAGCAGCTGCGCGTCCTCGCCAAGCGCGCGCTCGCCGAGATGCGTGCGGCGCTCGGCCTGCTCGACGGCAGCGAACACGTCGCCGGACTCACCGAGATCCCCGCGCTGGTGGCCGGCTCGCGGGCGGCGGGCGTGGCCGTCGAGTTCGACGAGCGCGGAGACCCCGTCGAGGTCGCGCCCGGCACCGGCCGTGCGGTGTACCGCGTGGTGCAGGAGTCGCTCACCAACGCGGCCCGGCACGCTGCGGGCGCGCGCGTGTCGGTCCTCCTGCACTGGCGCTCCACCGAGCTGGTCGTCGAGGTGCGCAACGGCCCCACCGCCGCCACCTCGCGTCGCCCGGACACCGGTGGCGGGGCGGGGCTCACGGGCCTCGCCGAGCGGGTCTCGGCCGCAGGCGGCGACCTCACCGCCGGTGCGCGACCGGGCGGCGGTTTCGCGGTGCGGGCGGTGTTCCCGCTCGACCCGCCGCCCCCGGCGCCCGTCGAACCGGCCCGCGAGCAAGAGCCGGCGCTGTCCTGATCGGGCGAACGGGACGTAACATCCGCGCTACCGCCGGGTACCTACCAAAGTCGCCCCCGGGGGCCTACCGACGACGGTGGTGCCTGCGGCTCCCATTGCGGAGACTGATGCCTCCGCCGCGCCGGGCCATCGGCGCGCGGAGGGTCAGGTGCGGCTACCAGGCGCGTCGGGGGAGTCACGACCGGCCGATCGGGGCGGATCGGTCATGGGGTAGGCTGATCGGGCCCCCTCGGGGGGTGGCCGGGACGTGGCGCAGCTTGGTAGCGCACTTGACTGGGGGTCAAGGGGTCGCAGGTTCAAATCCTGTCGTCCCGACGGCGTGATGGGCGGTTCCCTTGCTACTGGGGAGCCGCCCATCGCTGTCTCTACCTGCGGAAACGCTGTCGCCGTCTTGGGGCGGGTGGGACGGCGCACGTGGGAGTTGGTGATCCACTGCGTCGATGTGGTCGCACTCGGCCAGGCTGCGGCCACCGTTCCGGTGCGGTCTGTCGTGGTGCCACGGGCCGGTGAGGGCCGGTCGATCATCGGGTGGTCGCGATGTGGTCGTCAGGCGGCGTGCGTCGAGTTCTCGGCCGAGGTGAGCGCGGTGTCGATGGCGTCGACGGCTTGCTGGGCGACGTGGCGGAGTAGGTGGCCGTAGACCTCGGTGGTGGTCGACAGGGTCGAGTGCCGCATCGTCTTGGACGCCATCGCCAGTGGGACTTGCGAGGACAGCATGGTCGTGGCGGCGAAATGGCGCAGGTCGTGCACCCGGATGCGCGGCAGACCCGCCTGGTCGGTGAGCTGGTGGAGGTGGCACAGCACGTACTCGGGTCGAAGGGGTTGTCCGTCGCGGCGGGTGAATACCAGGTCCTGATCGCGATAGGCCGGGCCGGTGGTGAGTCGCAGGATACGTTGCCGTTCGGCCTGTCGGCGCAGGGCGCGGACGGCGCGGGAGGAGAGCCCGATCCAGGTGTGGCTGCTCTTGGTCTTGGGTTCCTGGCGCAGCTGAACCTCGCCGAACTACCGGTGCTGGACGAATATTCCACCGACGGGCTGATGCAGTTCTTCCTCGGGCCGACGAGGTCTTCGGGCTTTCCGGCGACGCCGCCGTGCCGAACACGTGCGAAGTCCGCTACCACCCCGCGGTCGAACCCGGTTGGCGGCCGCTGAACCGCTGTTCCCCGTCGACGGCCGAACGCCGCTGCGCCGCCCTCGAACCGCTTTCGGCGTCACCGGAACGTGCGACCGCATGCCGCTGTCGGCGGGGGACAGCAGCTCGTGCCGATCGTCGGCGACGGATCCCACCGGACACGGCGTCGTCAGCCATGATCCCGCCGCGGCGGCGTGCCGCGCCGTCCGCTGTGGACCCCGCTGACCGGACATCCGCTGGTCGGCGCGGGGTTTCGCGCGCCGAGCGGTAGCTCCATCAGGGTGATCGAGTCTCGACTCCCACTGGCCCCTCTGCTACCTTCCGATCCGCTGGGATCGCTCAAGTTGCTGACGCTCGCAACGGGAGACGGGTCGCAGCGTCGACCGGTGAGTGGGCCGTCCCCGTCGTGGGCTGCTTGCGTCGAGCGCAGCGTGCACGGGTTTGCCCGCCACCTCGCAGTGTGTCCTTTCCTGCGCTTTCTTCCGCTTCGCGTCCACAGCTCGAAGGAGTTCCCTTGCGCACGCATGCCGCATCCCACGGTGGGGCCGTCGGCCCCGTCGTGCGCGAGCATGTGGTCGTGCGCCTGCGGACCTCGACCGCGGAGCGGGCGCTGACCGCTCTGCGATGGGTCCTCGGACTCGCGGTCGCAGTCACCGTCCTGTGGATCGGGGCGGCGTTCCTCGCGACCCCCGCGTCGGCCGCGGCCGTGCCGGTCGCCATGGCCTACCAGTCCGCCGCCAAGGGCAAGGACCGCGGGTCGAGTGACGGTGGTGGCGATTCCGGCGATTCCGACCGTGGGGATTCCGACGGCGGGGATTCCGACCGGGGCGATTCCGACCGTGGGGATTCCGACCGGGGCGATTCCGACCGGGGCGAGAGCCGCGGCGACGACAGCCGTGGCGACCGGGAACGCGGCGGGCGCGATCGCGACGAGAGCAACAGCCGCGAGCAGAAGACGGAGAAGCGCGAACGGAAGGAGTCGCGCAAGGATTCGGACGACGGTCGCAAGCGCGACAAGGGCGAGAGCCGTGAGCGGGAGACGGGCGACCGCGACCGGAATGAGCGGCCCCAGCGCGACGAGTGGAACCGGGACGAGAACGGCCGGGACGAGGACGGCCGGGACGAGGACGGCCGGGACGAGGACGGCCGGGACGAGGACGGCCGGGACGAGGACGGCCGGGACGAGAACGGCCGGGACGAGAACGGCCGGGACGAGAACGGCCGGGACGAGAACGGCCGGGACGAGAACGGCCGGGACGAGAACCGCCGCGCCACCCGTGAGAGCGATCGGAACCGCGACGAAGAGCGCGCGACGCGCAGCCGCGGCCACGACGAGAACCGTTCCCGGGGTGAGCGGGAGAGCCGCACGCGCGAGGACGAGAGCCGCGACCGCGACGACCGCGACAGCAGGTCCCGTGAATCCGCCTCCCGGGATTCCGCGTCCCGCGACAGCCGCGCACGCGACGATTCCGCGTCCGACGACCGCGACACCGTCGTCTTCGCAACGCGGGGTTCCCGGGAATCGACGCGATCGCAGGAGAGCGACGACCGCTCGGGCGGCGACGAGGACCGTGGGTCGCGCCGGGAGGACCGCGCCGACAGCCGTTGGGGCGACCGTTCCGACGACCAGGAGCTCGCCGCGGTGGGGTCGCGCGACTCCCGCGGATCGGGGCGCGCCCGCGCCACGGATGACCGCTCCGACCGCGACGACGTCCGCGAGCCGCGCCGGACCGGCCGTACCGAGGGCCGCTGGACCGCGCGCCCCGACGACGGCTCTGGCGACGGCTCCGAGGGCTCTGGCGACGACTGGTCGTTCGGAGCTGAGGCGTTCTCCGGCGGCGACCGGGCGGACGGCCGTGACGACGACACCCGCACCGACACCCGTACCGAGGGCCGCTGGACCGAGCGCCCCGACGACGGTTCCGGCGACGGCTCTGGCGACGGCTCCGAGGGCTCTGGCGACGACTGGTCGATCGACGTCCGGGAGAAGGGCTTGTCCCGGACGTTCGGAGCTGAGGCGATCTCCGACGGCGACCCGGCGGACGGCCGCACCGAGCGCGGCTGGCACGGCCGCTCCGGCGCGAGTCGTGACAGCGGCTCCGGGCGCTCCGGCGACGACCGGCCTGTCGACCTCCGGGAGCAGGGGCTGTCCCACACATTCGGCGGGCACGTCTCCTCCGAGCGCGGCCGGGTGAGCGGCGAGGGCGACGACGGTCGCACCGCGCGGTCGCGGCTCTGGGCCGCCGATGGAGGGGCCGTCGACGACGGGGACGCCGACGGTCGGTACTCGGGACGCGACCGCTACCACGACGCCCACCGGCGCGATGAGCACCCGATGCCCGACCCGTCCGGCGGCACGACCGCGATGGACCTGTTCGTCGACGACCCGGGCTCCGGCGACCTGAGCTCCGGCGGCGCCGTGCCTGATGAGGTCGAGGACGCCGCGCGCCGCGTGACCGACTCCGTCGAGGAGCTCGTGGCGGGCCGGGACGACGCCAACCGCGACGACGCCGACCGGGTCGCGCGCGACGTGCTCACGCGCCTGCCCGACTGGGTCGAGGCCGTCTCGTCCGGCGAGGACATCACCCGCAGCGTCGAGTCCGCGCGCTCCGGCTGGCGCGACCGCGACGCCCGCGGGACCGACGACAGCCCGCGTACGGCCCGCCCGCCCGGTGAGGAGTCGGCGGACTACGCGCTCGACCGCGCGGGGCAGATGCTGCGCGACGTCCGGGACGGGCCGCCGCGTGACATCGAGGACGAGGCCACCGAGAGCGGCGGCGGGGTCGCCGCGGAACGGGGCGGTCCCGAGGTCGTGATGCGCGACGCGTCGGACCGGCGGACCCACGTCGACACCGAGTCCCTGCGCCGCGTCGGTAACCGCGTGGTCGACGTGGTCGAGGAGGCCGTCGACACAGCGCTGTCCGCTGGCGACGTCGATGTGGCCGCGCTCGTCGACGCCGTCAAGGACCTGGCCGACGAGGTCTCGCGGTCGATGAGGTCCGGCGACGAGCGGTCGGAGCACCCCGAGCAGCTGCTGGCCGTGCTGGCGCGCGACTCCGGTGCGAAGCGGGCGGGTGAGCGCCGCTTCGACCCGGGTGGTGACGACGGGCTGCCACCCGACGACCCCGGCGTCGGCAATCCGTGCGCCGCCTCGGGCGGAGGCTGCGACACCGGGTCGT
This window harbors:
- a CDS encoding sensor histidine kinase → MTVFRVPPPVRRVLVELPAVVLPAIAVLLGVPPFEWSVAAALVACALLPLRHLWPPLGLLGSFWALAGGLGWPPAIVALYTLGRRCRRVGMLAPWLVATLAVSITPVLLTQDLPIGRIVLMVAFVALYAGAPAALGLLVSTRARLTESLRQLEQAREEALAASRDAARAQERARIGREIHDAVGHHATLIAVGAAAIAASTAEEETRRGAEQLRVLAKRALAEMRAALGLLDGSEHVAGLTEIPALVAGSRAAGVAVEFDERGDPVEVAPGTGRAVYRVVQESLTNAARHAAGARVSVLLHWRSTELVVEVRNGPTAATSRRPDTGGGAGLTGLAERVSAAGGDLTAGARPGGGFAVRAVFPLDPPPPAPVEPAREQEPALS